In a single window of the Arthrobacter zhangbolii genome:
- the uraD gene encoding 2-oxo-4-hydroxy-4-carboxy-5-ureidoimidazoline decarboxylase: MPSELRPDDAAPDFLTAFNAARRADAEAMLRPCVDIPRWCNEVAAARPFATAGELLSFAELAAPDFTEAEIEAALAHHPRIGERPAGSGTEARFSRSEQASVSGLEDVQDRLLAGNRAYEEKFGQVFLIRAAGRSAEEILAALQERLGHTPAEEVPVIAAQLREIAILRLEGLLHP; the protein is encoded by the coding sequence GTGCCCTCAGAACTCCGCCCCGACGACGCCGCCCCGGACTTCCTTACCGCGTTCAACGCCGCCCGGAGGGCCGATGCCGAAGCCATGCTGCGCCCCTGTGTGGACATCCCGCGCTGGTGCAACGAGGTAGCCGCAGCCCGCCCGTTCGCCACCGCCGGAGAACTGCTCAGCTTCGCCGAACTGGCCGCCCCGGACTTCACCGAGGCGGAAATCGAAGCAGCGCTGGCGCACCATCCCCGGATCGGCGAGCGCCCGGCAGGTTCCGGCACTGAAGCCCGCTTCTCCCGCAGCGAGCAGGCCTCCGTCAGCGGACTCGAGGATGTGCAGGACCGGCTGCTGGCCGGCAACCGCGCCTACGAGGAGAAGTTCGGCCAGGTCTTCCTGATCCGCGCCGCCGGCCGCAGCGCCGAGGAAATCCTGGCCGCCCTGCAGGAGCGGCTCGGGCACACACCCGCGGAGGAAGTCCCCGTCATCGCAGCCCAGCTGCGCGAAATAGCCATTCTGCGTCTGGAAGGACTGCTACACCCATGA
- a CDS encoding bifunctional allantoicase/(S)-ureidoglycine aminohydrolase yields the protein MNTPQSDTPRYYAAAGGLPGQTELLTGRAVVTEAYTVIPRGVLRDIVTSVLPEWTDTRTWILNRPVAGGATTFAQYLVEVAPGGGSRAPEPELTVESFVFVLEGALTIRLLGRDHVLTPGGFAYLPPEALWSAYNEGGEPAKFQWIRKAYQPLAGHTPQPVFGNEQDIEPAAMPGTDNKWRTTRMIPVDDVAYDMHVNVVTFEPGAVIPFAETHVMEHGLYVLEGKAVYRLNQDWVEVEEGDYMSLRAFCPQACYAGGPSNFRYLLYKDVNRQVLLGGR from the coding sequence ATGAATACCCCCCAGTCCGACACCCCGCGCTACTACGCAGCCGCCGGCGGCCTGCCGGGTCAGACCGAGCTGCTCACCGGACGCGCCGTGGTGACCGAGGCCTACACCGTGATTCCGCGCGGCGTACTGCGCGACATTGTCACCAGCGTGCTGCCCGAATGGACGGACACCCGCACCTGGATCCTGAACCGGCCGGTAGCCGGCGGGGCCACCACCTTCGCCCAGTACCTGGTGGAGGTGGCACCCGGGGGCGGATCCCGCGCCCCGGAACCGGAACTGACGGTGGAATCCTTCGTGTTTGTGCTGGAAGGAGCCCTTACCATCCGGCTGCTCGGCCGGGACCACGTGCTGACACCGGGCGGTTTTGCCTACCTGCCGCCGGAAGCCCTGTGGAGTGCCTACAACGAGGGCGGCGAGCCGGCGAAGTTCCAGTGGATCCGCAAGGCCTACCAGCCGCTCGCCGGCCACACCCCGCAGCCGGTCTTCGGCAACGAGCAGGACATTGAACCCGCCGCGATGCCCGGCACGGACAACAAATGGCGCACCACCCGGATGATCCCGGTGGATGACGTGGCCTATGACATGCACGTGAACGTAGTGACTTTCGAACCCGGCGCCGTCATCCCGTTCGCGGAAACCCACGTGATGGAACACGGACTGTACGTGCTGGAAGGCAAAGCCGTGTACCGGCTGAACCAGGACTGGGTGGAGGTGGAGGAGGGGGACTACATGTCCTTGCGCGCCTTCTGCCCGCAGGCCTGCTACGCCGGCGGCCCGTCCAACTTCCGCTACCTCCTGTACAAGGACGTCAACCGCCAGGTCCTGCTCGGCGGCCGTTAA
- a CDS encoding nucleobase:cation symporter-2 family protein, with protein sequence MSRKHSPATAGSAPARPEDAKLPLGSTFAYGFQHVLTMYGGIIAPPLIVGTAAGLDSTDVGMLVAACLFVGGLATLLQTVGIPFFGSQLPLVQGVSFAGVATMTAILDGGGGLQSVFGAVIVASLIGLLITPVFAKVIRFFPPVVTGVVITTIGLTLMPVAANWAMGGSSAAPDYGSVSNIGLAALTLLLVLLLSKLGNSTISRLSILIAIVLGTVFAVVTGKADFSAVGSGAIFAVPEPFAFGMPTFEAAAIISMVIVILVTLTETTADIIAVGEIVETKVDSKRIANGLRADMLSSALSPVFNSFTQSAFAQNVGLVAITGVKSRFVVSAGGLILVILGLLPVLGRVVAAVPTPVLGGAGIVLFGTVAASGIRTLAKVDYRNNMNFIIVATSIGFGMIPIAAPTFYDEFPTWFGTIFHSGISSAAVMAILMNILFNHIRTGNSEDPSVWAEGSNRIVRIEDPAALKDGDHMQDGKLLDADGQEIPLATTGSTENDPH encoded by the coding sequence ATGAGCCGCAAACACAGCCCCGCCACGGCCGGCAGCGCGCCCGCCCGCCCGGAAGACGCCAAACTGCCGCTGGGCAGCACCTTCGCCTACGGCTTCCAGCATGTGCTGACCATGTACGGCGGCATCATCGCCCCGCCGCTGATCGTCGGCACCGCCGCCGGACTGGATTCCACCGACGTCGGCATGCTCGTCGCCGCCTGCCTCTTCGTGGGCGGCCTGGCCACCCTGCTGCAGACCGTCGGCATCCCGTTCTTCGGCTCCCAGCTGCCCCTGGTCCAGGGTGTGTCCTTCGCCGGGGTGGCCACCATGACCGCCATCCTCGACGGCGGCGGCGGCCTGCAGTCCGTGTTCGGTGCGGTGATAGTCGCCTCGCTGATCGGCCTGCTGATCACCCCGGTCTTCGCCAAGGTGATCCGCTTCTTCCCGCCGGTGGTCACCGGCGTCGTGATCACCACCATCGGCCTGACGCTGATGCCCGTGGCCGCGAACTGGGCCATGGGCGGCAGCAGCGCCGCCCCGGATTACGGCAGCGTCTCGAACATCGGCCTGGCCGCGCTGACGCTGCTGCTGGTGCTGCTGCTGAGCAAGCTCGGCAACTCCACCATCTCCAGGCTCTCCATCCTGATCGCCATTGTGCTCGGCACCGTCTTCGCCGTCGTCACCGGCAAGGCCGACTTCTCCGCCGTCGGCAGCGGCGCGATCTTCGCCGTCCCGGAACCCTTCGCGTTCGGCATGCCGACCTTTGAGGCCGCGGCCATCATCTCCATGGTGATCGTGATCCTGGTGACCCTGACCGAAACCACCGCGGACATCATTGCGGTGGGCGAAATTGTCGAAACCAAGGTGGACTCCAAGCGCATCGCCAACGGCCTGCGCGCGGACATGCTCTCCAGCGCCCTGTCCCCGGTGTTCAACTCCTTCACCCAGAGCGCCTTCGCTCAGAACGTGGGCCTGGTGGCCATCACCGGCGTCAAGAGCCGGTTTGTGGTCAGCGCCGGCGGTCTGATCCTGGTCATCCTGGGCCTGCTTCCGGTCCTGGGCCGGGTGGTGGCAGCGGTGCCGACGCCGGTCCTTGGCGGCGCGGGCATTGTCCTGTTCGGCACCGTGGCGGCCAGCGGTATCCGCACCCTGGCGAAGGTGGACTACCGCAACAACATGAACTTCATTATCGTGGCCACGTCCATTGGCTTCGGCATGATCCCGATTGCCGCGCCCACCTTCTATGACGAGTTCCCCACCTGGTTCGGCACCATCTTCCACTCCGGCATCAGCTCCGCAGCCGTCATGGCGATCCTGATGAACATCCTCTTCAACCACATCCGCACCGGCAACTCCGAGGATCCCTCGGTCTGGGCCGAAGGCTCCAACCGGATTGTGCGCATTGAGGACCCGGCGGCGCTGAAGGACGGCGACCACATGCAGGACGGAAAACTGCTCGACGCCGACGGCCAGGAAATCCCGCTGGCCACCACCGGCAGCACCGAAAACGACCCCCACTAG
- a CDS encoding DUF6986 family protein, whose protein sequence is MKPSTAPAPAPVLGDGHLHRLDAVLADTDRLLAAAYPGDAGTRQPVHTVYIPADRCVPALPAHWGREGLAAAAAQGSLTELAEVAGLDADLAAAVVPLVEAKLQTEPIEDLRLDFEDGYGMRPDEEEDTHARQAAAAVAAAVADGTAPPFVGIRFKCFEAATRARGVRTLDLFLAGLLAAGELPEGLVLTLPKVSTVEQVEAMVYTCERLEEAHGLEPGRLRFEVQVETPQLILAANGTVPAAQLIHRGKGRISALHYGTYDYSDSVQIAAEYQSMEHPAADYAKAVMQVAVAGTGVRLSDGSTNILPLGTPEEIRAAWQLHARLVRRSLERGFYQGWDLHPAQLLTRFLATYAFYREGFDAAARRLHTYVAKLEGTVLDEPATARALARFVHRGLLCGALTEAEVADGTGLTGVELAALAHPKAAAAVPAAPSAPSTSRPATS, encoded by the coding sequence GTGAAACCCTCCACCGCCCCCGCACCCGCCCCCGTCCTCGGTGACGGCCACCTGCACCGGCTGGACGCCGTCCTCGCGGACACCGACCGGCTGCTGGCCGCCGCCTATCCGGGCGACGCGGGTACCCGGCAGCCCGTACACACCGTCTACATTCCCGCCGACCGCTGCGTGCCGGCCCTGCCTGCCCACTGGGGCCGGGAGGGCCTGGCCGCCGCGGCGGCGCAGGGGTCGCTGACGGAGCTGGCAGAGGTGGCGGGGTTGGACGCGGACCTGGCCGCCGCCGTCGTGCCCCTGGTCGAGGCCAAACTGCAGACTGAACCCATCGAGGACCTGCGGCTGGACTTCGAGGACGGATACGGGATGCGGCCGGACGAGGAGGAGGATACCCACGCCCGGCAGGCTGCCGCCGCTGTCGCTGCCGCGGTGGCGGACGGCACCGCCCCGCCGTTCGTGGGTATACGGTTCAAGTGCTTCGAAGCGGCCACCCGGGCCCGCGGCGTACGCACCCTGGACCTGTTCCTGGCCGGCCTGCTCGCGGCGGGGGAGCTGCCGGAGGGCCTGGTCCTGACCCTGCCCAAGGTTTCCACCGTGGAGCAGGTGGAGGCCATGGTCTACACCTGCGAACGTCTGGAGGAAGCGCACGGACTGGAACCGGGACGGCTGCGGTTCGAAGTGCAGGTGGAAACCCCGCAGCTCATCCTGGCCGCCAACGGCACCGTGCCGGCGGCCCAGCTGATCCACCGCGGCAAGGGCCGGATCTCGGCGCTGCACTACGGCACCTACGACTACAGCGATTCGGTGCAGATCGCCGCCGAATACCAGTCCATGGAGCACCCGGCCGCGGACTACGCCAAGGCCGTGATGCAGGTGGCCGTTGCCGGCACCGGCGTCCGGCTCTCGGACGGCTCCACCAACATCCTGCCGCTGGGCACCCCGGAGGAAATCCGCGCCGCCTGGCAGCTGCACGCCCGGCTGGTGCGCCGTTCCCTGGAACGCGGCTTCTACCAGGGCTGGGACCTGCACCCGGCCCAGCTGCTCACCCGCTTCCTGGCCACCTACGCCTTCTACCGGGAGGGGTTCGACGCCGCCGCCCGCCGGCTGCACACCTACGTTGCCAAGCTCGAGGGAACGGTGCTGGATGAACCGGCCACCGCCCGCGCACTGGCCCGGTTTGTGCACCGCGGACTGCTCTGCGGCGCCCTGACCGAGGCGGAAGTGGCGGACGGCACCGGGCTGACCGGCGTCGAACTCGCCGCCCTGGCCCACCCCAAGGCCGCCGCAGCGGTCCCGGCAGCGCCTTCCGCACCGTCCACTTCCCGCCCCGCCACGTCCTGA
- the uraH gene encoding hydroxyisourate hydrolase, giving the protein MTRSHVTTHILDTGAGRPAAGVAVALLAASGDGWDRVAEGTTDADGRVSSLGPEQLTPGTYRIDFATGDYFAATGTETFFPSVSLTFALTDAAQHYHVPLLLSPFAYSTYRGS; this is encoded by the coding sequence ATGACCCGCAGCCACGTCACCACCCACATCCTGGACACCGGCGCCGGCCGGCCAGCCGCCGGCGTCGCCGTCGCCCTCCTGGCCGCCAGCGGAGACGGCTGGGACCGGGTAGCGGAGGGCACCACCGACGCCGACGGCCGGGTGTCCAGCCTGGGCCCGGAACAGCTCACCCCCGGCACCTACCGGATCGACTTCGCCACCGGCGACTACTTTGCCGCCACCGGCACCGAGACCTTCTTCCCCAGCGTTTCCCTCACTTTCGCCCTGACCGACGCGGCCCAGCACTATCACGTACCGCTGCTGCTGAGCCCCTTCGCCTACTCCACCTACCGAGGAAGCTAA
- a CDS encoding hydroxypyruvate isomerase family protein, with translation MTASDGGPLAGYSVNCSTLFTELPLMERPAAARAAGFGTVEFWWPFEEPVPAEAQVREFEAAVRDAGVQLGALNFYGGDMPAGERGVLSLPDRGAQFRANAAVVAGIGKRLGCRLFNALYGNRSTDFSPEEQDAEALRNLRAAAAAVAPFGGTVLLEPLSGAPDYPLRTAADAAAVLQQAHDAGAENTALLADFYHLAVNGEDVAALIAADAARFGHVQIADAPGRGAPGTGSLPLARWVRELRARGYAGDVSLEYFAPADGLSPGTFLQAADFLVAGDTSPDGVSSTEGS, from the coding sequence ATGACGGCGTCCGACGGCGGCCCGCTGGCCGGGTACTCGGTGAACTGCTCCACGCTGTTCACCGAACTGCCGCTGATGGAACGCCCCGCCGCCGCGCGGGCCGCCGGGTTTGGCACGGTGGAATTCTGGTGGCCGTTCGAGGAGCCGGTACCCGCCGAAGCGCAGGTCCGGGAGTTCGAAGCAGCCGTCCGCGACGCCGGCGTGCAGCTGGGGGCACTGAACTTCTACGGCGGGGACATGCCCGCCGGTGAGCGTGGCGTGCTGTCCCTGCCGGACCGGGGTGCGCAGTTCAGGGCCAATGCTGCGGTGGTGGCCGGGATCGGGAAGCGCCTGGGCTGCCGGCTGTTCAACGCCCTGTACGGGAACCGCAGCACGGACTTCAGCCCGGAGGAGCAGGACGCGGAAGCACTGCGGAACCTGCGTGCCGCCGCCGCAGCCGTGGCGCCCTTCGGCGGGACAGTGCTGCTGGAACCGCTCAGCGGTGCGCCGGACTATCCGCTGCGCACCGCGGCGGACGCGGCCGCAGTCCTGCAGCAGGCGCACGACGCCGGGGCGGAGAACACGGCGCTGCTTGCGGACTTCTATCACCTGGCGGTCAACGGCGAGGACGTGGCCGCGCTGATTGCCGCCGACGCAGCCCGGTTTGGCCATGTGCAGATTGCCGACGCACCAGGCCGTGGCGCCCCCGGCACCGGCAGCCTGCCCCTGGCCCGCTGGGTGCGGGAGCTGCGCGCCCGCGGCTACGCCGGGGATGTCTCGCTGGAGTACTTCGCGCCGGCGGACGGCCTGTCACCGGGCACGTTCCTGCAGGCGGCGGATTTTTTGGTAGCCGGTGACACCTCACCGGATGGTGTTTCTTCAACGGAGGGTTCGTGA
- the pucL gene encoding factor-independent urate hydroxylase — protein MTETTQATTAAQIVLGSNQYGKAEVRLVKVTRDTARHQLEDLSVTSQLHGDFEAAHTEGDNAHVVATDTQKNTIYAFARDGVGSPEAFLLRLERHFTGGFEWVSGGRWAAEQYFWNRISDHDHAFAKDKSEIRTAVLVSEGGRQHLVSGISGLTVLKSTGSEFHSFPRDRYTTLAETTDRILATDVTAKWRYAPDTDLDALDFNALYASARTLLLDAFANTHSLALQQTMFEMGKAVIAAHPEIAEVRLSLPNNHHFLVDLAPFGLDNPNEVFFAADRPYGLIEAAVLREGVVADSPVWNTVGGFC, from the coding sequence ATGACAGAAACAACCCAGGCCACCACCGCAGCCCAGATTGTCCTCGGCAGCAACCAGTACGGGAAGGCCGAGGTGCGCCTGGTGAAGGTCACCCGCGACACCGCCCGGCACCAGCTCGAAGACCTCAGCGTCACCAGCCAGCTGCACGGTGATTTCGAGGCAGCGCACACCGAGGGCGACAATGCCCACGTGGTGGCCACCGACACCCAGAAGAACACCATTTACGCCTTCGCCCGCGACGGCGTCGGCTCGCCCGAGGCGTTCCTGCTGCGCCTGGAGCGGCACTTCACCGGCGGCTTCGAGTGGGTTTCCGGCGGCCGCTGGGCGGCTGAACAGTACTTCTGGAACCGGATCAGCGACCATGACCACGCCTTCGCCAAGGACAAGTCAGAAATCCGCACCGCGGTGCTCGTCTCCGAGGGCGGCCGGCAGCACCTGGTCTCCGGCATCAGCGGCCTGACCGTGCTGAAGTCCACCGGCTCCGAGTTCCACAGCTTCCCCCGGGACCGCTACACCACGCTGGCCGAAACCACCGACCGGATCCTGGCCACCGACGTGACCGCGAAGTGGCGCTACGCCCCGGACACGGACCTGGACGCACTGGATTTCAACGCCCTGTACGCCTCCGCCCGGACCCTGCTGCTGGACGCCTTCGCGAACACGCATTCCCTGGCGCTGCAGCAGACCATGTTCGAAATGGGCAAGGCCGTTATCGCCGCGCACCCCGAGATCGCCGAAGTACGGCTCTCCCTGCCGAACAACCACCACTTCCTGGTGGACCTGGCGCCGTTCGGCCTGGACAACCCCAACGAGGTCTTCTTCGCCGCGGACCGCCCCTACGGCCTGATCGAAGCCGCCGTGCTGCGCGAAGGCGTGGTCGCGGACTCGCCGGTCTGGAATACCGTGGGCGGTTTCTGCTGA